The DNA region TCGCATTTCGCCTCCGGCGGCCAAAGGGGATAATCCCCTTTGGAAACCCTAAGGGTTTAAATTAATTTCACGCACAAACTCACGAACGCCGCTGGCGAAGCCAAACTAAAAGGTTTTGGGATTCTTAAACCCTTTTGCAAAAGGGTTTAAGCCGCCGGAGGCACAGGAGTTCAAATATGACTACCAAAAGCAAAAATTATACATCGACCACTAATGCCTGCAAACTCTGCACACCTCTCGGCGCATCACTGGCCTTTCGAGGTGTGGAAGGCTCCGTTCCCTTCCTGCACGGCTCACAGGGCTGCGCCACTTACATGCGCCGCTATGTGATCAGCCATTTCCGTGAACCTGTGGATATCGCTTCTTCCGCACTGGGTGAAAAGCACGCTGTATACGGCGGCGGCCCGAATCTTAAAAAGGGCATCCTGAACGTAATGAAGAAGTACGAGCCGAAGATCGTGGGTGTGGCGACCACCTGCCTCACCGAAACCATCGGTGATGACGTCCCCATGTATCTCAATGAATTCCACAAAGAATTCGGAGATCTTGATCTACCGGACATAGTGCAGGTTTCAACCCCCAGTTACAACGGCACCCATATGGACGGCTGGCACGGCGCGGTGCGTTCCATGGTCGAACAGCTCTGCACTGAAAAGGCGGAAAACGACGGACATGTGAACATCCTGCCAAATCTAGTTTCCTGTGAAGATGTGCGCCACCTATTTGATATCTGCGAGGACTTCGGCCTGAAGGCGACCATCCTGCCTGATATTTCCGAAACCCTCGATGGTCCGGCACTGGAAGATTACATGAAGATTCCGGTGGGCGGAACTCCGGTGGAAGAAATCAAGAAAATGTCCGGCGCGGCTGCCACCATCGAGCTGGGCCGCTGTGTACCTACCAAGAGCGGCGGAACCAGCCTTGAAGAGCGGTTCGGGGTGACCAACCACCGTATCGGTTTGCCCATGGGTATCCGCGAATGCGACAAACTCTTCGAAACCCTTGAAACTATTTCCGGCAAAGAGATGCCCGCCCGTTACCAGCGCGAACGGGGTAGGCTCATCGATGCCTACGTGGACGGACACAAATACATCTTCGGCAAGCGGGCTGTTGTTTACGGCGAGGAAGACCTCGTAACCGGGCTGTGCGCATTTCTGGCTGAGATCGGCGTGGATGTGATCCTTGCCGGGTCCGGGGCCAAGAAAAAAGGTATGGCTGAAGCCATCACAGCCGTAACTGAAGGCGTGGGCCGCACCACCCCGGAGATCCACGAAGGCGTTGATTTCCACGACATCGCCGAACGGGCCGGGGGACTCAAACCCGACCTGCTCATCGGCCATTCCAAAGGCTACCGCTACGCTAAAGCATGGAACATCCCGCTCATCCGGGTAGGCTTCCCGGTCCATGACCGCTTCGGCGGACAGCGTATCCCCACTCTCGGCTACAAGGGCACGCAGTACCTTTTCGACCTCATCGTCAACGCCATGCTCGAAAAGAAACAGGCCGATAACCCGGTCGGTTACGGCTACATGTGATTTGATGCGCTACGCGCTTTTTATGAAAGAGTATGCCTCCGGCGGCTTAAACCCTTTTCCAAAAGGGTTTAAGAATCCCAAAACGTTTTAGTTGGGCTTCATCGCTGGATATTAGATAAGTTGTTCTTTTAAAGGAGATATACCATGAAAGATACCACCAAACATCCGTGCTTTAACAAAGAAACCGCAGGCTCCTGTGGACGTGTACATCTCCCGGTAGCCCCCAAGTGCAACATTCAGTGCAACTACTGCAACCGCAAATATGATTGCGTGAACGAATCTCGTCCCGGCGTGACCAGCGGTGTGCTCAAACCTTTTCAGGCTGCGGAATATATGGACGCAGTGCTGGAAAAAGAACCGCGCATCACCGTGGCCGGTATCGCAGGTCCCGGCGACCCCTTTGCCAACGCGGAGGAAACTCTGGAAACCATGCGACTGCTCAATAAAAAACACCCGCAGCTGATCTTCTGTCTGTCATCCAATGGCATGGGCATCCTGCCATATCTGGATGACCTGAAGGAGCTTGGCGTATCCCACGTGACCATCACCATCAGCGCGGTAGACCCGACCATCGGTGCGAAAATTTATTCATGGGTCAAGGACGGCAAGGTAGTCTACCGCGGCGAAAAAGGCGCGAAAGTGCTGCTGGAACGCCAGCTTGCAGCTATCAAAGGGCTGAAGGAACGGGGCATTACCGTGAAGGTCAATTCCATTGTCATCCCCGGCATCAACGATCATCACATAGCTGAAGTAGCCCGCGTGGCGGCGGAACTGGGCGCGGACATCCAGAACATGATCCCGCTCAAACCTACAGCTGAGACTCCTTTCGCTGAACTTGAAGAACCGGGAAAGAAGCTTGTGAACTCCCTGCGCAAGGAAGCGGGCGCAGTCATTGAACAGATGACCCACTGCCGCCGCTGCCGTGCTGACGCTGTCGGTTTGCTGGGCGACGATAAATCCGTGGCTCTCTGCGGCACCCTGAAATCATGCTCCGAACTGAAACCCATTGATGTGAAAGGTCCGCGCCCGTATGTGGCGGTTGCTTCCCGCGAAGGCATGCTGGTCAACCAGCATCTTGGCGAAGCAAGGGAATTCCACATCTGGGCCGAAGATGGAGAAGGTTTCAAGCTCGTTGAGAAACGTCCCGCCCCTAAAGCCGGATGCGGTCCGCAGCGTTGGACCGACCTTGCAGCAACGCTCAGTGACTGTCGCGCAGTGCTTGCGGCTGCCATCGGGGAAACCCCGCAGGTAAAGCTGGCTGAAAACGGCGTGCAGCCGCATGTAATCGGAGGGTTCATTGAGGACGCGCTGACGACTATTTACAGCGGCGGAAACATGGATATCCATAAGGGACGGCGCGGCTCTATCGCTGACGCCTGCTGTACCGGAACGGGAACCAAGTGTGGGTAGGATAAATTTACGCAGCAGATCGCTGCTTATGGACAAAATAAAATTTTATAGAAATGCTCCGTTTCTATAAATTACACTGCGAAGCCCCGGCAAAGTTGCTCTTGCCGGGGCTTCACCTTTGATAAACGCGAACAAAGTTCTCCTGACTTAGACTTCATTCTCTGGCAAAATTTTGCAAAACCGATTATGTTTGTTGAAAATAAAATTGGAGCACTCAAATGAAAGCAGCTGCGAAGACCATACTTCTGTTTTTTACATTCACCCTTCTCAGTATCGCACCGGCCACAGCCGAGGACGTATCCAAAGGCATAAACTGCCCGCCCGGCTGGAGCGACAATCAGGCCGCACGCGGGGATAACCGAGTGAAGCAGTGCATCTCCCCTTCACTGGATGCCAGTGTTGAACTTTACGTCACCCCCGGAAATAAAATTCCGCTGAAAAATCTGCTGGATAACTGGACAACCGCCCTGAAACAGCAGGGTTTTCCGCTGCATAAAAAAGTGACAGAAACCAAGGGCCATGTTTCCGGCGGCCCGGCAATTTTCCGTGAATATGAAGGTAAGGCCAACGGCAAAACAGTTGAATCCCTGCTGGCTGCCAGCCGCCATAACGGAATCAATTACATTTTTCAGGGCAGTTATCCCGATGATGACCGTGAAGCCGAACAACTGGTTCGCCATTCACTGAAAACATGGAATTTCCCCGAAGACAGCAGCAAAGAAGACACCCCTTACGATTCCCCAAAAAACAAGGGAACCAGCGGTACTTTCAGAAATATCGGCGGCTGCTGGGCCTGGGGATTATGGAAGGCTCCTTCCGGTGCTTCAGTGGTAATCCTGCCTGACGGACGGGCCATTTTCGACGGCCAGCAGCTGAAACACTGGCGGCCCACCGACGAGGAAGACACCATCATTATGGAAATCCCCGGAAAATGGGGCGGCGGAAGTGCCATGTGGACCCATCCCGCCGGACGGCATGATGTGGTAATTCAGGAAGAATTCCCCGAAGCACGCCAGATTCTTTTCCGCGAGTCATGGGAATACAATTACAAAGGAAAAGCATTCAAAGCCTGCCATCACTAAAAATTATTCAGACGTCTTAGAAGGTACCAGATGCAAGGCGCAAGAAAAAAGCTGAAACGAAGCGTATATAGACATACGTGAGTTTCAGCTTTTTTTGCAGCAACGCCGCAGATGGTGCTTTATAAGACGTCTGAAAAAAACGGTCTTTCCACCCGATGCAGAAAGACCGTTTCTCTTTTCCGTTGTAATCCCTATGATCACAACATAGCCAGTCAGGAAATTTGTTAAGCCCTTTTCATGCGCCGCAAACGCGCCCGTCCTTCGGCAATCATGGACTCAAGACTGTAACGCTTGACCCGGTAGCCCATCTGCCGGGCGGAAAGCCCGAGGGTTTCGGCGGCCTTGTACTGAATCCAGCCGCTGCGCTCCAAGGCGGCAACCACTTCATTGCGCTCCACTTCCTTGAGCGAGGAGCAGTGAGGAAGCGCGTCGTTTGCTGCAGGAGCACTGACTTCGCTGCCGGAACTTCCGGGCACTGAACGCTGCCCCGGTGCGAGGTAGGACTTGAGAAACTCAAGGGTGATGTATTCGGAATCGGACATGATCACCAGCCGTTCCAGCAGGTTCTGCATTTCGCGCACATTGCCCGGCCAGTCGTAAATCATTAGCGAATCAAGGGCCGCCGGGGTGAAGAACATCTTGCGCCCGTAATCATCAGCCATTTTCTGGATAAAATGATTGAGCAGCCCGGTGATATCCTCTTTGCGGTCCCTAAGCGGAGGAACGGTGATGGGAAAGATATTCAAGCGGTAATAGAGATCCAGCCGGAATTCGTTGCGCTCCACCAGCACTCCGAGATCACGGTTGGTGGCGGCGAGGATACGCACATCGATATTGCGGGTCTTGTTTGATCCGATACGCTCCAGTTCTTTTTCCTGCAGCACGCGCAGGAGTTTGGCCTGCAAAGCCATGGGAAATTCGCCGATTTCATCAAGAAAAATTGTCCCGCCGTCAGCCTCTTCAAAGCGGCCCGGACGGGTGGAGACCGCCCCGGTAAAA from Desulfovibrio sp. JC010 includes:
- a CDS encoding nitrogenase component 1; the protein is MTTKSKNYTSTTNACKLCTPLGASLAFRGVEGSVPFLHGSQGCATYMRRYVISHFREPVDIASSALGEKHAVYGGGPNLKKGILNVMKKYEPKIVGVATTCLTETIGDDVPMYLNEFHKEFGDLDLPDIVQVSTPSYNGTHMDGWHGAVRSMVEQLCTEKAENDGHVNILPNLVSCEDVRHLFDICEDFGLKATILPDISETLDGPALEDYMKIPVGGTPVEEIKKMSGAAATIELGRCVPTKSGGTSLEERFGVTNHRIGLPMGIRECDKLFETLETISGKEMPARYQRERGRLIDAYVDGHKYIFGKRAVVYGEEDLVTGLCAFLAEIGVDVILAGSGAKKKGMAEAITAVTEGVGRTTPEIHEGVDFHDIAERAGGLKPDLLIGHSKGYRYAKAWNIPLIRVGFPVHDRFGGQRIPTLGYKGTQYLFDLIVNAMLEKKQADNPVGYGYM
- a CDS encoding radical SAM protein gives rise to the protein MKDTTKHPCFNKETAGSCGRVHLPVAPKCNIQCNYCNRKYDCVNESRPGVTSGVLKPFQAAEYMDAVLEKEPRITVAGIAGPGDPFANAEETLETMRLLNKKHPQLIFCLSSNGMGILPYLDDLKELGVSHVTITISAVDPTIGAKIYSWVKDGKVVYRGEKGAKVLLERQLAAIKGLKERGITVKVNSIVIPGINDHHIAEVARVAAELGADIQNMIPLKPTAETPFAELEEPGKKLVNSLRKEAGAVIEQMTHCRRCRADAVGLLGDDKSVALCGTLKSCSELKPIDVKGPRPYVAVASREGMLVNQHLGEAREFHIWAEDGEGFKLVEKRPAPKAGCGPQRWTDLAATLSDCRAVLAAAIGETPQVKLAENGVQPHVIGGFIEDALTTIYSGGNMDIHKGRRGSIADACCTGTGTKCG